A genomic region of Conger conger chromosome 6, fConCon1.1, whole genome shotgun sequence contains the following coding sequences:
- the LOC133130957 gene encoding C-C motif chemokine 3-like 1: MNPKMNLSTLLIVLLFSLGLVSSAPLAISTGNTCCPRTQKAKIPLKQIVSYYKTSSSCALPALVFVTKLGKHRCVNPADGWVKSHAAAVDRRLASTPAISTRA, from the exons ATGAACCCAAAGATGAACTTGAGCACCCTGCTGATCGTGTTGCTGTTCTCTCTGGGCCTGGTCTCTTCTG CTCCTCTGGCAATTAGCACAGGCAACACCTGCTGTCCAAGGACACAGAAGGCAAAGATCCCGCTGAAACAGATAGTCTCCTACTACAAAACCAGCAGCAGCTGCGCCCTGCCGGCCCTTGT ATTTGTGACTAAACTCGGAAAACACCGGTGTGTGAATCCCGCTGATGGCTGGGTGAAGAGCCATGCAGCTGCTGTGGACCGCAGGTTGGCCAGCACTCCAGCGATCAGCACCAGAGCCTAA
- the LOC133130954 gene encoding C-C motif chemokine 14-like: MARMRWRGQLGVGRKSKSEKAPVKMNPKMNLSALVIVLLFSLKLVSSAHGPNTGKDCCPRTQKAKIPLKQIVSYYKTSSSCALPALVFVTKLGKHWCVNPADGWVKSHAAAVDRRLASTPAMSTRA, translated from the exons ATGGCAAGAATGAGATGGAGGGGTCAGTTAGGAGTAGGGAGGAAAAGCAAGAGTGAAAAG GCTCCAGTCAAGATGAACCCAAAGATGAACTTGAGCGCCCTGGTGATCGTGTTGCTGTTCTCTCTGAAGCTGGTCTCTTCTG CTCATGGCCCCAACACAGGGAAGGACTGCTGTCCAAGGACACAGAAGGCAAAGATCCCGTTGAAACAGATAGTCTCCTACTATAAAACCAGCAGCAGCTGCGCCCTGCCGGCCCTTGT ATTTGTGACTAAACTCGgaaaacactggtgtgtgaaTCCCGCTGATGGCTGGGTGAAGAGCCATGCAGCTGCTGTGGACCGCAGGTTGGCCAGCACTCCAGCGATGAGCACCAGAGCCTAA
- the LOC133130956 gene encoding C-C motif chemokine 3-like 1, with product MNPKMNLSALLIVLLFSLGLVSPAPLAISTGNTCCPSTQKAKIPLKQIVSYYKTSSSCALPALVFVTKLGKHWCVNPADAWVKSHAAAVDRRLASTPVMSTRA from the exons ATGAACCCAAAGATGAACTTGAGCGCCCTGCTGATCGTGTTGCTGTTCTCTCTGGGCCTGGTCTCTCCTG CTCCTCTGGCAATTAGCACAGGCAACACCTGCTGTCCAAGTACACAGAAGGCAAAGATCCCGCTGAAACAGATAGTCTCCTACTACAAAACCAGCAGCAGCTGCGCCCTGCCAGCTCTTGT GTTTGTGACTAAACTCGgaaaacactggtgtgtgaaTCCCGCTGATGCCTGGGTGAAGAGCCATGCAGCTGCTGTGGACCGCAGGTTGGCCAGCACTCCAGTGATGAGCACCAGAGCCTAA
- the LOC133130965 gene encoding C-C motif chemokine 14-like codes for MNLSALVIVLLFSLGLVSSAHGPNTGKDCCPRTQKAKIPLKQIVSYYNTSSSCALPALVFVTKLGKHWCVNPADAWVKSHEGAVDRRLASTPAMST; via the exons ATGAACTTGAGCGCCCTGGTGATCGTGTTGCTGTTCTCTCTGGGCCTGGTCTCTTCTG CTCATGGCCCCAACACAGGGAAGGACTGCTGTCCAAGGACACAGAAGGCAAAGATCCCGCTGAAACAGATAGTCTCCTACTACaacaccagcagcagctgcGCCCTGCCGGCCCTTGT GTTTGTGACTAAACTCGgaaaacactggtgtgtgaaCCCCGCTGATGCCTGGGTGAAGAGCCATGAAGGTGCTGTGGACCGCAGGTTGGCCAGCACTCCAGCGATGAGCACCTGA